The following coding sequences are from one Sardina pilchardus chromosome 16, fSarPil1.1, whole genome shotgun sequence window:
- the gadd45ga gene encoding growth arrest and DNA-damage-inducible, gamma a: protein MTLEEVHGQDNSETTDRMQIIGTALEELLVSAKKQDCLTVGVYESAKVMNVDPDNVAFCVLATDEEYECDIALQIHFTLIQAFCFDNDINIVRVNDIERLAGVVGTDESEEPKDAHCILVTSPNVDAWKDPALDKLRLFCEESRGMYEWVPTITLPER from the exons ATGACTCTTGAGGAAGTTCACGGACAAGATAACTCTGAAACAACTGACAG AATGCAAATCATCGGTACTGCGTTGGAAGAGTTACTCGTTTCGGCGAAGAAACAAGACTGCCTGACAGTCGGTGTATACGAATCAGCAAAAGTCATGAATGT TGATCCAGACAATGTGGCATTCTGCGTGTTAGCGACAGACGAGGAGTACGAATGCGATATTGCCCTCCAGATCCACTTCACCCTCATCCAGGCTTTTTGCTTTGACAACGACATCAACATCGTGAGGGTGAATGACATCGAGCGCCTCGCCGGTGTTGTTGGCACTGACGAGTCGGAGGAACCTAAAGACGCTCACTGTATTCTTGTCACG AGCCCCAATGTGGACGCGTGGAAGGATCCTGCTTTGGACAAACTCCGGCTGTTCTGCGAAGAGAGCCGTGGCATGTACGAGTGGGTGCCGACCATCACCCTCCCCGAGCGCTGA